The following proteins are co-located in the Halarcobacter sp. genome:
- a CDS encoding multidrug effflux MFS transporter, which yields MKKATNHIYLIILLSILSSVAPIATDTYIPSIPDIANEFNVGIEKIELTLSIFLIGFSIGQVFGGPVSDRIGRRKSSIFGLLGFAFFSFIIIFSTSVYELWIYRFLEAFFGGMVVVNAMAVVRDKFHGKEAAKVFSLIGTIRSIAPLIAPAIGSFIIHFFSWEAVFLYLTFYALFTAFLVYKDLDESFTYVKQSIYHSYKMVLTHKIAMKAMLTLALAFSGFFIFIAKSSFIFIEHYGVSTDYFPLFFGFNFVILILMIKVNIQLLKNFSPIDLVKYAIIIQIFAGILWILTFENQTIVITMALMAVYMSMMAFVFGNCMALALEHFSKNAGVASGVVGVLQFGLGAIISSVALLFHSESFLPIGISITTISIVAFLIFRSYK from the coding sequence GTGAAAAAAGCAACAAATCATATATATTTGATTATTTTATTATCTATTCTTTCCTCAGTCGCACCAATTGCAACAGATACTTATATACCCTCAATCCCTGATATTGCAAATGAATTTAATGTAGGTATTGAAAAAATCGAATTAACATTATCTATATTTTTAATAGGCTTTTCTATCGGACAAGTTTTTGGTGGTCCTGTCTCAGATAGAATAGGGAGAAGAAAAAGTTCAATTTTTGGACTTTTGGGCTTTGCATTTTTTAGTTTTATAATAATTTTTAGCACGAGTGTTTATGAGTTATGGATATATAGATTTTTAGAAGCTTTTTTTGGAGGAATGGTTGTAGTAAATGCTATGGCAGTTGTAAGAGACAAGTTTCATGGAAAAGAGGCTGCAAAGGTGTTTTCATTAATAGGAACAATTAGAAGTATAGCTCCACTTATAGCACCAGCTATTGGTTCTTTTATCATACACTTTTTTTCTTGGGAAGCTGTATTTTTATATTTGACATTTTATGCTTTATTTACAGCTTTTCTTGTTTACAAAGATTTAGATGAAAGTTTCACTTATGTAAAACAAAGTATTTATCACTCTTATAAAATGGTATTAACTCATAAAATAGCTATGAAAGCTATGCTTACTTTAGCTTTAGCTTTTTCAGGATTTTTTATATTTATTGCAAAATCATCTTTTATATTTATAGAACATTATGGTGTATCAACTGATTATTTTCCACTGTTTTTTGGATTTAATTTTGTGATATTAATATTGATGATAAAAGTAAATATTCAATTATTAAAAAACTTTTCACCAATAGATTTAGTGAAATACGCAATTATTATACAAATTTTTGCTGGAATATTATGGATATTAACTTTTGAAAATCAAACAATTGTAATCACTATGGCTCTAATGGCTGTGTATATGAGCATGATGGCATTTGTTTTTGGTAACTGTATGGCTTTAGCTTTAGAACACTTTTCTAAAAATGCTGGGGTTGCTTCTGGAGTAGTTGGGGTTTTACAGTTTGGTTTAGGAGCAATTATTTCATCTGTAGCATTACTATTTCATAGTGAATCTTTTTTACCTATTGGAATAAGTATAACAACTATCTCTATAGTTGCATTTTTGATATTTAGAAGTTATAAATAG
- a CDS encoding MarR family transcriptional regulator: MKTELENSILFRINHVANLLNSSFNHKLQDFEIAIEQRITLEFIKNMQSVSQTKIADVLVKDKTTISRTLRALETKGYIKRDEKVVDKRTNLIRLTDLGEKVLENSSKTVKSFRNKISSELTKDEKIQLFKLLEKVIKPIKEK, from the coding sequence ATGAAAACAGAGTTAGAAAATTCAATTTTATTTAGAATAAATCATGTAGCAAATCTATTAAATAGTTCTTTTAATCATAAATTACAAGATTTTGAGATTGCAATAGAACAAAGAATTACTTTGGAATTTATAAAAAATATGCAAAGTGTAAGTCAGACAAAAATTGCAGATGTTCTAGTTAAAGATAAAACAACTATAAGCAGAACTTTAAGAGCTTTGGAGACAAAAGGTTATATTAAAAGAGATGAAAAAGTAGTTGATAAACGTACAAATCTTATAAGATTGACAGACCTTGGAGAAAAAGTTTTAGAAAATAGTTCTAAAACTGTGAAGTCTTTTCGAAATAAAATTTCATCAGAATTAACAAAAGATGAAAAAATACAACTGTTTAAACTTTTAGAAAAAGTTATTAAACCAATAAAGGAAAAATAG